In Streptomyces qaidamensis, one DNA window encodes the following:
- a CDS encoding sigma-70 family RNA polymerase sigma factor, protein MITNTRITAPAAPAEETRYEEELARGLVAADEEAFAAIYRRWGSLVHTMATRLLGDTYEAEDVTQQVFLGAWNGRAGFRPERGPLGAWLVGITRRKIVDALAARTRRLTLIDSAGRDADATGSDEAAPDRILDRVLLIDALAQLPCRQRQVLCMAFYEDLTQAQIAERTGMPLGTVKSHARRGLHRLRQAIEQPPAHDTA, encoded by the coding sequence ATGATCACCAACACGCGCATCACCGCCCCCGCCGCACCCGCGGAGGAAACGCGGTACGAGGAGGAACTGGCCCGTGGCCTCGTCGCGGCCGACGAGGAGGCGTTCGCCGCGATCTACCGGCGATGGGGCTCGCTCGTCCACACCATGGCCACCCGACTGCTCGGCGACACCTACGAGGCGGAGGACGTGACCCAGCAGGTCTTTCTCGGCGCCTGGAACGGCCGGGCCGGATTCCGCCCCGAACGGGGTCCGCTCGGGGCCTGGCTGGTCGGCATCACCCGCCGCAAGATCGTCGACGCGCTGGCGGCCCGGACGAGGCGCCTGACGCTCATCGACTCGGCCGGCCGCGACGCGGACGCCACCGGATCCGACGAGGCGGCACCGGACCGCATCCTGGACCGGGTGCTCCTCATCGACGCCCTGGCACAGCTGCCGTGCCGGCAACGGCAGGTGCTGTGCATGGCCTTCTACGAGGACCTGACCCAGGCGCAGATCGCGGAGCGGACCGGCATGCCCCTGGGGACCGTCAAGAGCCACGCCCGCCGCGGCCTGCACCGGCTCCGCCAGGCGATAGAGCAGCCCCCGGCCCACGACACGGCCTAG